The Bacillota bacterium LX-D genome includes a window with the following:
- the alr gene encoding alanine racemase gives MPWRNLVGNRWVEIDTDALRFNLAQVRKVVAPDVKILAVVKADAYGLGAVEAARVFAAEGVAMLGVTTVDEGIELREYGIKTPILVFSPFLPGEEELIIKYKLTAAVSSISQLDDLAGKAGSNQKVPVHIKVETGMGRTGILLENFQNFLERARGYKHIFIEGLFTHLAQASQGDSFTQKQNEKFQQAVKITKDMGLEIPCLHIANSAATIDLPELSYDMVRVGTLLYGQHPAQVKNKLELRDPWKIKARVIHVQKVPAGTSIGYGRDYITSKGGMIAVIPLGWADGLTVSPQVYPKNFLDFLKMTAKLYLNLIDKKRSLGIIIKGKKYPLVGRLGMQLSMANVDEKVALGDEVEVKMRRLSTNPRLPRVYFREGSAYLVRLTSGEWQIKKQAEVSNI, from the coding sequence TTGCCTTGGCGCAATTTAGTTGGCAACCGTTGGGTTGAAATCGATACAGATGCTTTACGCTTTAATTTAGCACAAGTTCGAAAAGTTGTAGCACCTGATGTTAAAATTTTAGCTGTAGTTAAAGCAGATGCCTACGGTCTGGGTGCAGTAGAAGCAGCTAGGGTTTTTGCAGCAGAAGGAGTAGCCATGTTAGGTGTTACGACAGTTGACGAAGGCATTGAATTAAGGGAATATGGCATTAAAACCCCAATTTTAGTTTTTAGTCCCTTCCTTCCCGGCGAGGAGGAATTAATTATTAAGTACAAGCTGACTGCTGCTGTTAGCAGCATAAGTCAGCTTGATGATTTGGCTGGCAAAGCTGGTTCAAACCAAAAAGTACCAGTACATATTAAAGTTGAAACTGGTATGGGGCGGACAGGGATACTCTTGGAAAATTTTCAAAACTTTTTAGAAAGAGCAAGAGGATATAAGCATATTTTTATTGAAGGCTTATTTACTCATTTAGCGCAAGCTTCCCAAGGAGATTCTTTTACGCAAAAACAAAATGAGAAATTTCAGCAAGCAGTGAAAATAACTAAAGATATGGGGCTGGAAATCCCTTGCCTCCATATTGCCAACAGTGCGGCTACTATAGATTTACCGGAGTTATCCTATGATATGGTCCGTGTTGGAACACTACTGTATGGACAGCACCCGGCTCAAGTTAAAAATAAGTTAGAATTGCGGGATCCTTGGAAAATTAAAGCCAGGGTTATTCATGTTCAAAAGGTCCCTGCTGGGACAAGCATCGGGTATGGCAGAGATTATATAACTTCCAAGGGGGGCATGATTGCAGTAATTCCCTTAGGTTGGGCCGATGGCTTAACTGTAAGTCCTCAAGTTTATCCAAAAAATTTTTTAGATTTTCTTAAAATGACTGCTAAATTATATTTAAATTTAATTGATAAAAAAAGGTCTTTGGGCATAATTATTAAAGGTAAGAAATATCCTTTGGTGGGCAGACTAGGTATGCAGCTCAGTATGGCCAATGTTGATGAGAAAGTTGCACTAGGGGACGAAGTGGAAGTAAAGATGCGCAGATTATCTACAAACCCCCGTTTGCCGCGAGTTTATTTTCGAGAGGGCAGTGCTTACTTAGTAAGATTAACTAGTGGTGAATGGCAGATAAAGAAACAGGCAGAAGTGTCCAATATTTAA
- a CDS encoding peptidoglycan bridge formation glycyltransferase FemA/FemB family protein has protein sequence MNWKARLIGVDESRKFDEFTAWAPKGHILQSYEWGEVKALTSWEPLRLVVEEEGKIVAALSILKRKLPVFNKAIFYAPRGPVVDPTNYALMDFLWKETKKIAKKHGAILLKIDPDISVQNQDFINYFQQAGFRSAQSGEGFEGTQPKFVFRLDIKPTLEELFANLHSKTRYNLRLAEKRGVTIRTAENKEDLKIFYDVLIETAERDKFLIRSYAYFETIWEQLVEKGLAKIFLAEYEQKVIAGTLALLYGDKVWYLYGASSNKYRNVMPNYLLQWTMIKWAKENNCTLYDFRGVPGELTEDNPLYGLYRFKKGFNGDFTEFIGEFDLVFDKLWYAAWNMAEPLYYKGIRKLIDFKKKIAGKK, from the coding sequence GTGAATTGGAAAGCGCGATTAATTGGTGTTGACGAAAGCCGAAAGTTTGATGAATTTACAGCTTGGGCGCCGAAAGGACATATACTCCAATCCTATGAATGGGGAGAGGTAAAAGCATTAACTTCTTGGGAACCTTTACGCTTGGTTGTGGAAGAAGAAGGAAAGATAGTTGCTGCTTTATCTATTTTAAAGCGCAAACTTCCTGTTTTTAATAAAGCTATTTTCTATGCTCCTAGAGGGCCCGTAGTAGACCCTACAAATTATGCATTGATGGATTTCCTCTGGAAGGAGACGAAAAAAATAGCTAAAAAGCACGGTGCTATTCTATTAAAAATAGATCCCGATATCTCTGTTCAAAATCAGGATTTTATTAATTACTTTCAACAGGCAGGATTCCGTTCTGCCCAATCGGGAGAGGGATTTGAGGGCACCCAGCCTAAATTTGTTTTTCGCTTAGATATTAAGCCTACTTTAGAGGAGCTCTTCGCCAATCTGCACTCCAAGACTCGCTATAACCTGCGCTTAGCGGAAAAAAGGGGAGTTACCATTAGAACAGCTGAGAATAAAGAGGATTTAAAGATTTTCTATGATGTACTAATAGAAACAGCCGAACGGGATAAATTTTTAATCCGTTCTTATGCCTACTTTGAAACAATCTGGGAGCAATTAGTGGAAAAAGGGCTGGCCAAAATTTTCTTGGCAGAGTATGAGCAGAAAGTTATAGCAGGTACATTAGCCTTACTTTATGGGGATAAGGTCTGGTATCTTTATGGAGCCTCCAGCAATAAGTACCGAAACGTGATGCCCAATTATTTGCTACAGTGGACCATGATTAAATGGGCTAAAGAGAATAATTGTACATTATACGATTTTCGAGGTGTGCCAGGAGAACTGACTGAGGATAATCCTCTTTATGGTTTATATCGCTTTAAAAAAGGCTTTAATGGAGATTTTACTGAATTCATTGGAGAATTTGATTTGGTTTTTGATAAACTATGGTATGCTGCCTGGAATATGGCAGAGCCTTTATATTACAAGGGAATTCGTAAATTAATCGACTTTAAGAAAAAAATTGCCGGCAAGAAATGA
- a CDS encoding CTP synthase, translated as MAKFIFVTGGVTSSLGKGITAASLGRLLKSRGLEVAIQKFDPYINVDPGTMSPYQHGEVFVTEDGAETDLDLGHYERFIDINLSKNSNVTTGKIYWSVITKERRGDYLGGTVQVIPHITNEIKERFYSVVEESNPDVVITEIGGTVGDIESLPFLEAIRQLKSDIGRENVMYIHVTLVPFLSAAGEAKTKPTQHSVKELRSIGIQPDVIVCRSTQPLSKDMEEKIALFCDIDKEAVIQNVDSDSIYEVPLLLEEEGLDEIVIRRLNLKCGPTDMHDWKQMVEKIKHLSKEVSIAIVGKYVELQDAYMSVAEALRHAGIFHNCKIDIKWVHAEKLDDADVEEYLHDADGILVPGGFGDRGVEGKIKAIRYARENKIPYLGICLGMQLAVVEFARNVCGLKEANSSEFAANTSYPVIDLLPEQKDVEAKGGTMRLGSYPCHLKADSFAAKAYGKDLIQERHRHRYEFNNDFRQKLTEKGLIISGTSANDRLVEIIELKDHLWFVASQFHPEFKSRPNRPHPLFRDFVGAALERKQR; from the coding sequence ATGGCAAAATTTATTTTTGTAACCGGCGGGGTTACTTCATCCCTAGGCAAAGGAATAACAGCGGCATCTTTGGGACGTTTGCTCAAAAGCCGTGGGTTGGAAGTAGCTATTCAAAAGTTTGATCCATATATTAACGTGGATCCGGGGACCATGAGTCCCTATCAACATGGTGAAGTTTTTGTCACAGAAGACGGCGCGGAAACTGACCTGGACTTGGGACATTACGAACGGTTTATTGACATTAATCTTTCTAAAAATAGTAATGTGACAACGGGGAAAATTTATTGGTCGGTTATTACTAAAGAGCGGCGCGGAGACTACTTAGGTGGCACCGTTCAGGTTATTCCTCACATTACCAACGAAATAAAGGAACGTTTTTATAGTGTAGTAGAGGAATCAAACCCAGATGTAGTTATTACGGAAATTGGTGGTACCGTAGGGGATATTGAGTCCCTTCCTTTCTTAGAAGCGATTAGACAGTTAAAGAGCGACATTGGCCGTGAAAATGTTATGTACATTCATGTAACTCTTGTTCCTTTCTTATCGGCAGCTGGCGAGGCTAAAACAAAGCCAACTCAACACAGCGTGAAAGAATTGCGCAGTATTGGGATTCAGCCTGATGTCATCGTCTGCCGTTCAACTCAACCCTTATCCAAGGATATGGAAGAAAAAATAGCTCTCTTTTGCGATATTGATAAAGAAGCCGTTATTCAAAACGTTGATTCGGATTCAATTTATGAGGTGCCATTGCTCCTCGAAGAGGAAGGCTTAGATGAAATTGTTATTCGGAGACTTAACTTAAAATGCGGTCCGACAGATATGCATGATTGGAAGCAAATGGTAGAAAAAATCAAACATCTTTCAAAAGAAGTTTCCATAGCTATTGTAGGAAAATATGTGGAACTTCAGGATGCTTACATGAGTGTGGCTGAAGCTTTGAGACATGCAGGAATTTTCCATAACTGTAAAATTGACATTAAATGGGTTCATGCTGAAAAGCTGGACGACGCAGATGTAGAGGAATACTTGCACGATGCAGATGGTATTTTAGTGCCAGGTGGTTTCGGCGACCGGGGCGTAGAAGGCAAAATTAAGGCTATTCGTTACGCTAGGGAAAATAAAATACCTTACTTAGGGATTTGTCTAGGAATGCAGTTAGCTGTAGTAGAATTTGCCCGTAATGTATGTGGCTTAAAGGAGGCTAACAGCTCGGAATTTGCGGCTAATACATCATATCCCGTCATTGATCTGTTACCGGAACAGAAGGATGTTGAAGCAAAAGGCGGGACCATGCGCTTGGGTAGTTACCCTTGTCACCTGAAAGCTGACAGCTTTGCGGCTAAGGCTTATGGGAAGGACCTAATTCAAGAGCGTCATCGCCATCGGTATGAATTTAACAACGACTTTCGTCAGAAACTAACTGAAAAGGGATTGATAATTAGCGGCACGTCAGCTAACGATCGCCTAGTGGAAATTATTGAATTAAAGGATCATCTTTGGTTCGTAGCTTCTCAATTCCATCCCGAATTTAAATCTCGGCCCAATCGTCCCCATCCCTTGTTTCGGGATTTTGTGGGAGCGGCCCTTGAAAGAAAACAGAGATAG